Proteins encoded by one window of Thermodesulfobacteriota bacterium:
- a CDS encoding adenylate/guanylate cyclase domain-containing protein, with the protein MAEKDREIRPYRKSIALILGIILTVIFCLLCLFRFSPLERLEYLIYDTRYHMHGKRSDIPEEIVIVSIDDRSIEKIGKWPWKRRVLAEIIKRLKDYGSKLIILDVILSEPERDDPILASAILQAQNVVLPIVFDMVGEKRPLSHEILLDHSFPVVKNSEKLNLFPLPSAKNVLVPVRELMENALALGHINIFFDADGVLRWENLAIEFDGEIFPSIDLQAARLFLGIPIQAMILDAAKGVTLGGFFIPTDVHSRILIHYYGPYRTFPYVSVIDLLEGKIEPHVIEGKICLVGAEATGIYDLRNTPVSPAMPGIEKHANVIASIIRGDHIRKVPQFINLIVIFTCGTLFTVLISKRGAIFSAILALIFFLGLLGLTYYLFFERKIWLYLSYPSVSILSIFFAITIYRYATEERHARRIKAMFSSYVTERVVNELIRNPSLAKLGGERKEVTVLFSDIAGFTSFSEKHDPMEVVSILNEYLSEMTKIIFAYEGTLDKFVGDEIVAFWNAPLPQENHAELALRCAIEMNVKLKELKKKWERAGIEPFNAGIGLNTGEVIVGNIGAEGKKMDYTVIGDNVNLGARIEGLTRKLKEDIIITENTLAKLHPLIESNKLRGIRFKGLGSVIVKGRTKPVRIYSVSLKDDKEPSTIEENETGVTRVYDEK; encoded by the coding sequence TTGGCCGAAAAAGATCGCGAAATAAGGCCCTATAGAAAATCTATTGCTCTAATTTTGGGCATTATTTTAACCGTTATATTTTGTCTTCTTTGTCTTTTCCGTTTTTCTCCACTTGAAAGGCTCGAATATTTGATATACGACACCCGCTACCATATGCACGGAAAAAGAAGTGATATTCCGGAAGAGATCGTGATCGTATCGATAGATGACAGAAGCATAGAAAAGATAGGAAAATGGCCATGGAAAAGGCGTGTACTAGCAGAGATCATAAAAAGACTAAAGGATTATGGGAGCAAGCTGATTATCCTTGATGTAATCCTAAGTGAACCGGAAAGGGACGATCCCATTCTTGCCTCTGCTATTCTACAGGCTCAAAACGTCGTCCTTCCTATAGTTTTCGATATGGTCGGAGAAAAAAGACCCCTAAGCCACGAAATTCTTTTGGACCATTCCTTTCCCGTAGTTAAAAATTCCGAAAAGCTCAATCTTTTTCCCCTTCCTTCAGCAAAAAACGTGCTCGTACCTGTTCGGGAACTTATGGAGAATGCTTTAGCTTTGGGCCATATAAACATATTTTTTGATGCCGACGGTGTCTTAAGATGGGAGAATCTTGCAATCGAATTCGACGGAGAGATTTTTCCTTCAATTGATCTCCAGGCGGCAAGGCTCTTTCTTGGTATTCCTATCCAAGCAATGATACTTGATGCGGCAAAAGGTGTTACGCTGGGTGGATTTTTTATTCCAACTGACGTCCATTCCCGGATACTCATACATTACTACGGACCTTATAGGACCTTCCCCTATGTATCCGTCATAGATCTTCTTGAAGGAAAGATTGAGCCACACGTAATAGAAGGCAAAATCTGTCTTGTGGGTGCAGAGGCGACAGGAATTTACGATCTAAGAAACACGCCTGTCTCTCCTGCGATGCCAGGGATTGAAAAGCACGCAAATGTGATAGCTTCCATAATCAGGGGAGACCATATAAGGAAGGTACCGCAATTTATAAACCTTATAGTCATTTTTACTTGTGGAACTCTTTTTACCGTCCTTATATCGAAAAGAGGGGCCATCTTTTCTGCCATTTTGGCGTTAATTTTCTTTCTTGGCCTTTTGGGCTTAACTTACTACCTTTTCTTTGAAAGAAAAATCTGGCTCTACCTTAGCTATCCTTCTGTCTCTATCTTAAGCATATTTTTCGCTATCACAATCTACAGGTACGCCACCGAAGAGAGGCACGCAAGAAGAATAAAAGCCATGTTTTCTTCTTACGTTACGGAAAGAGTTGTCAATGAGCTTATCAGGAACCCCTCCCTTGCGAAACTCGGTGGAGAAAGGAAAGAAGTTACAGTCCTTTTCTCTGATATTGCCGGATTTACTTCCTTTTCCGAAAAGCACGACCCTATGGAAGTTGTAAGCATACTCAATGAGTATTTAAGCGAAATGACCAAAATCATCTTCGCTTACGAAGGTACATTGGACAAATTTGTCGGGGATGAGATTGTCGCCTTCTGGAATGCACCCCTTCCTCAGGAGAATCATGCAGAGCTTGCTTTAAGATGCGCCATCGAGATGAATGTGAAGCTAAAAGAGCTCAAAAAAAAATGGGAGAGGGCAGGGATTGAACCTTTTAATGCCGGAATCGGTCTTAATACGGGAGAGGTGATTGTTGGTAACATAGGGGCTGAGGGCAAAAAGATGGATTACACAGTAATTGGAGACAACGTGAATCTAGGCGCAAGAATCGAGGGACTCACAAGGAAACTTAAAGAGGACATAATAATAACGGAAAACACTCTTGCGAAGCTACATCCCCTAATCGAAAGTAATAAGCTTAGAGGGATAAGATTTAAAGGACTCGGAAGCGTAATTGTCAAAGGAAGGACAA